A stretch of the Halomonas sp. CH40 genome encodes the following:
- a CDS encoding acetyl-CoA C-acyltransferase family protein produces the protein MSREVVVLSAVRSAIGAFGGGLSSIEPHELAGQVMKEAVNRSQVDAALINYVTVGNCIPTDSRFAYVARVASIQAGLPMDSVAMAVNRLCSSGLQAIVTTAQNIMLGDCDYGVGGGVEVMSRGGYLSPAMRSGARMGDTSMVDMMVATLNDPFGVGHMGITAENLAEKWDISREEQDAFAMESHARATRAIEEGRFKSQIVPITFETRKGTVVVDTDEHVKPGTSMESLGKMRPAFKKDGTVTAGNASGINDGAAFMVLASAEAAESAGHKPIARIVSYAVAGVPNEIMGEGPIPASRLALEKAGLSLDDMDVIESNEAFAAQALAVAKGLGLDMQKTNPNGGAIALGHPVGCSGAFIATKALYELERTGGRYALVTMCIGGGQGIATIFERL, from the coding sequence ATGAGTCGAGAAGTCGTTGTATTAAGTGCCGTACGTTCTGCCATTGGCGCCTTTGGTGGCGGATTAAGCTCCATAGAACCCCATGAGCTTGCGGGCCAGGTCATGAAAGAGGCAGTCAACCGCTCCCAGGTAGATGCCGCCTTGATCAACTATGTCACTGTGGGCAACTGCATTCCAACCGATTCCCGTTTTGCCTATGTTGCACGCGTTGCCTCCATTCAGGCCGGGCTGCCGATGGATTCCGTCGCCATGGCGGTTAACCGCCTGTGCAGCTCTGGTTTGCAGGCCATCGTGACCACTGCCCAGAACATCATGCTGGGTGATTGCGACTATGGCGTCGGGGGCGGCGTTGAAGTGATGTCGCGGGGCGGTTACCTGTCACCTGCCATGCGCTCAGGGGCACGGATGGGCGATACCAGCATGGTCGACATGATGGTGGCTACTCTGAATGACCCTTTCGGGGTTGGGCACATGGGCATAACCGCTGAGAATCTGGCCGAAAAGTGGGATATCAGCCGCGAGGAGCAGGACGCCTTTGCAATGGAGTCCCACGCCCGCGCAACCCGCGCCATTGAGGAAGGACGCTTCAAGTCACAGATCGTCCCGATCACCTTTGAGACCCGCAAGGGCACCGTCGTCGTCGATACCGATGAGCATGTAAAACCGGGCACCAGCATGGAAAGCCTGGGGAAAATGCGCCCGGCCTTCAAGAAAGACGGCACCGTCACTGCCGGTAATGCCTCAGGGATTAACGATGGTGCCGCCTTTATGGTGCTGGCGTCTGCAGAAGCCGCCGAAAGTGCCGGACACAAGCCGATTGCCCGCATAGTGTCTTACGCAGTGGCTGGTGTGCCGAATGAGATCATGGGCGAAGGGCCTATCCCTGCCTCGCGTCTGGCGCTGGAAAAGGCTGGCTTGTCGCTTGACGATATGGATGTGATTGAATCCAACGAAGCCTTTGCCGCTCAGGCACTGGCCGTCGCCAAAGGCCTGGGGCTGGACATGCAGAAAACCAACCCGAATGGCGGCGCCATTGCATTGGGGCACCCGGTGGGTTGTTCCGGGGCCTTTATTGCCACCAAGGCGCTCTATGAGCTTGAGCGTACCGGTGGACGCTATGCGCTGGTTACCATGTGTATTGGCGGCGGCCAGGGAATTGCGACCATTTTTGAGCGCCTGTAA
- a CDS encoding VWA domain-containing protein, with product MFIGLFETLKRAGVPVSLRELLDLHAVVERGVVFADMDAFYQVARTVMVKDERHFDRFDRAFAAWFKGIEDMDAAIDALIPDEWLRREFEKQLSDEEKAKIESLGGLEQLIDTFKKRLEEQKERHAGGNKWIGIGGTSPFGAYGYNPEGIRIGQDGSRHRRAVKVWDERRFRDYDDSLELGTRNIKMALRRLRKFARQGALEEFDIDSTIRETARDAGLLNIQMRPERHNAVKILLFLDVGGSMDDHIRVCEELFSAARSEFKHLEHYYFHNCLYEGVWKNNRRRGNERLPTMDVLHTYGDDYQVVVVGDAAMSPYEITHPGGSVEHFNDEAGGIWLKRLTATFPRLAWLNPMPPRAWEMTYSTQLVRELIDDRMYPMTLEGLEAAMSQLAR from the coding sequence ATGTTTATCGGCCTGTTTGAAACGCTGAAACGTGCTGGCGTGCCGGTGTCGCTGCGCGAGCTGCTGGACTTACACGCTGTCGTTGAACGTGGCGTGGTGTTTGCCGATATGGACGCTTTCTATCAGGTGGCACGCACCGTCATGGTCAAGGATGAGCGTCATTTCGACCGTTTTGATCGCGCCTTTGCGGCCTGGTTCAAGGGTATTGAGGATATGGATGCCGCGATTGACGCCCTGATCCCCGATGAATGGCTGCGCCGTGAGTTTGAAAAACAGCTCAGTGATGAAGAAAAGGCCAAGATCGAATCCTTGGGCGGGCTCGAACAGTTAATCGACACCTTCAAGAAACGCCTTGAAGAGCAGAAAGAGCGCCATGCGGGCGGCAACAAATGGATTGGTATCGGCGGCACCAGCCCGTTTGGGGCTTATGGCTACAACCCGGAAGGCATTCGCATTGGCCAGGACGGCTCGCGCCATCGACGCGCCGTCAAGGTGTGGGATGAGCGTCGCTTTCGCGATTACGATGATTCTCTCGAGCTTGGCACCCGCAATATCAAGATGGCACTGCGCCGCTTGCGCAAGTTTGCCCGTCAAGGGGCGCTCGAAGAATTTGATATCGACAGCACCATTCGTGAAACCGCCCGGGATGCGGGCCTGCTGAATATCCAAATGCGCCCGGAACGCCACAACGCCGTCAAGATTCTGCTGTTTCTCGATGTTGGTGGTTCCATGGATGACCATATCCGCGTCTGCGAGGAGCTGTTTTCCGCCGCGCGTTCGGAGTTCAAACATCTTGAGCACTATTACTTTCATAACTGCCTGTATGAAGGCGTCTGGAAAAACAATCGCCGTCGTGGCAATGAACGACTTCCGACCATGGATGTGCTGCATACCTACGGCGATGATTATCAGGTCGTGGTGGTCGGCGATGCCGCCATGTCGCCCTATGAAATCACTCACCCAGGTGGCAGCGTCGAACACTTCAACGACGAAGCCGGCGGCATCTGGTTAAAGCGCCTGACGGCAACGTTTCCGCGTCTGGCGTGGCTCAACCCCATGCCACCACGCGCCTGGGAAATGACCTACTCTACCCAGCTGGTTCGTGAACTGATTGATGACCGCATGTACCCGATGACGCTGGAGGGCCTGGAAGCGGCGATGAGCCAACTGGCCCGCTAA
- a CDS encoding MoxR family ATPase, giving the protein MAFESTSSYIATDALKQAVNAAVVLERPLLIKGEPGTGKTLLAEELAESLGTRLITWHIKSSTKAAQGLYEYDAVSRLRDSQLGVEGVENVGNYIKPGKLWEAFSAGERVVLLIDEIDKADIEFPNDLLQELDRMEFHVYETGETIRAEQRPIIVITSNNEKELPDAFLRRCFFHYIEFPDRETMQAIVDVHFPDIAPRLVSEALEVFFDLRGAPGLKKKPSTSELVDWLKLLMADELAQEALYHRDPVKALPPMAGALVKNEQDTQLLERLAFMLRRQKNTGR; this is encoded by the coding sequence ATGGCGTTTGAATCCACGTCCTCCTACATTGCTACCGATGCCCTCAAGCAAGCCGTCAATGCTGCCGTTGTGCTGGAGCGGCCGCTTTTGATCAAGGGTGAGCCGGGCACCGGTAAGACCCTGCTGGCCGAGGAGTTGGCCGAATCCTTGGGTACACGCCTGATCACCTGGCATATCAAGTCCAGCACCAAGGCGGCCCAGGGGCTTTATGAATATGACGCCGTCAGCCGCCTGCGCGATTCGCAGCTCGGGGTGGAAGGGGTGGAAAATGTCGGCAACTACATCAAGCCCGGCAAGCTGTGGGAAGCCTTCAGCGCCGGTGAGCGCGTGGTGTTGCTGATTGATGAAATCGACAAGGCGGACATCGAGTTCCCCAACGACCTGCTGCAAGAGCTCGACCGTATGGAGTTTCACGTCTATGAGACCGGTGAAACCATTCGTGCCGAGCAGCGTCCGATCATCGTGATCACCTCGAATAACGAAAAAGAGCTGCCGGATGCCTTTTTGCGCCGCTGCTTTTTCCATTACATCGAATTCCCCGACCGCGAGACCATGCAGGCGATTGTGGACGTTCACTTCCCCGATATTGCGCCCCGTCTGGTCAGCGAAGCGCTGGAAGTCTTCTTTGATTTACGTGGCGCACCGGGGCTTAAGAAAAAACCTTCGACCTCCGAACTGGTGGATTGGCTGAAACTGCTGATGGCCGACGAGCTGGCCCAGGAAGCCCTTTATCACCGCGACCCGGTCAAGGCCCTCCCGCCGATGGCAGGTGCGCTGGTCAAGAACGAGCAGGATACCCAACTGCTTGAACGGCTGGCCTTCATGCTGCGTCGCCAGAAGAACACGGGGCGCTAA
- the pepQ gene encoding Xaa-Pro dipeptidase: MPESLHQQQLDHLRHLLNAYRSLMSQFNLDAIAIYSGHPSAHYADDQLTNFQAYGHFVHWVPLVDAAHSWLVIHPDARPTLHLHAPADFWHQPTTLPEEPWVGEFEVVLCNDIQAPQLSQNSAWIGDAAALEQAGLAMPEGDVNPHALLLALDELRVIKSDYEISCIREANRLAMAGHQAAHAAFAGAASELDIQLAYLAASRQRESQLPYANIVGMNEHAGILHYQHYNAQTTHQRFSLLVDAGSRYRGYSADITRTHLGPDAPALFEALIDALHDLKDQLIEKAKPGQRFTALQEEMHQSLADILIHHDLYRGSAESAVSEGVTRAFCPHGLGHLMGIQVHDVAGLRTPAGEPAPAPSEHPALRLTRELEVGMVITIEPGLYFIPMLLAPLRHQPLPINWILVEQLTPCGGIRIEDNIVITENGHENLTP, translated from the coding sequence ATGCCCGAATCGCTCCACCAACAGCAACTTGACCACCTACGCCATTTGCTTAACGCCTACCGCTCATTGATGAGCCAGTTCAACCTGGATGCCATTGCCATCTACAGCGGACACCCGAGCGCACATTACGCGGATGACCAGCTGACCAACTTCCAGGCTTACGGCCATTTCGTGCATTGGGTGCCGCTGGTGGATGCCGCGCATAGCTGGCTGGTGATTCACCCGGACGCAAGGCCCACCCTCCACCTGCACGCACCGGCTGATTTCTGGCATCAGCCCACTACCCTGCCGGAAGAGCCTTGGGTTGGTGAGTTTGAGGTAGTGTTGTGCAACGACATTCAGGCACCCCAGCTGAGCCAGAACAGCGCCTGGATCGGCGATGCGGCAGCGCTTGAGCAGGCCGGCTTGGCAATGCCTGAAGGCGATGTCAACCCACACGCTCTGCTGCTGGCCCTGGATGAGCTGAGGGTGATCAAAAGCGACTATGAAATCAGCTGCATCCGTGAAGCCAACCGCCTGGCCATGGCCGGCCATCAGGCAGCGCATGCCGCCTTTGCCGGGGCTGCCAGCGAGCTGGATATCCAACTCGCTTACCTCGCGGCCAGCCGTCAGCGTGAATCCCAGCTGCCTTATGCCAACATCGTGGGCATGAATGAGCATGCGGGCATTCTGCATTACCAACACTACAATGCCCAGACGACCCATCAGCGGTTCAGCCTGCTGGTGGATGCCGGGAGCCGCTATCGCGGTTACAGCGCCGATATCACCCGCACCCACCTGGGCCCGGATGCCCCTGCTCTGTTTGAGGCCCTGATTGACGCCCTGCATGATCTGAAGGATCAGCTGATCGAAAAAGCCAAACCCGGCCAACGCTTCACTGCCCTACAGGAAGAAATGCATCAGTCCCTGGCGGACATTCTTATTCATCATGACTTGTATCGCGGTAGCGCCGAGTCGGCGGTTAGTGAAGGCGTTACCCGCGCCTTCTGCCCCCACGGCTTGGGGCATCTGATGGGCATTCAGGTTCACGATGTGGCTGGGCTACGCACCCCAGCTGGCGAGCCAGCCCCCGCACCGTCTGAACACCCGGCCCTGCGCCTGACTCGGGAACTGGAAGTGGGCATGGTCATCACCATCGAGCCGGGGCTTTACTTCATTCCCATGCTGTTGGCACCCTTGCGTCACCAGCCACTGCCCATCAACTGGATTCTGGTCGAGCAACTTACGCCCTGCGGCGGTATTCGCATCGAAGACAATATTGTGATTACAGAAAATGGCCACGAGAATCTGACGCCCTGA
- a CDS encoding LysR family transcriptional regulator, with protein sequence MEIRWLEDFIALARTRHFSRAADEQHVTQPTFSRRIKLLEEEMGVTLINRQTLPLSLTPAGEEFLTLCQQVTERVRLTRDRVREISAGQQRRIMLAAPQSLLAHFMPEWLAAQGGQDRIQPYLRATAWVAGDYFQALARAECDLALCYWPIERCDLDIDTSNCRYRVVGEERLIPVTACDDNGAPRNLLPGKRSAPLPWLAYPERGLLGSALKAHLTRMPISSYLNTQSENLFAANIKELVVLGYGMSWLPERCVQAELSNGALIRAGDKRWDVPLEIRLYRHQVQQHTDLDAFWNALPTYSFPHR encoded by the coding sequence ATGGAAATTCGCTGGCTAGAAGATTTTATTGCCCTGGCCAGAACTCGGCACTTCTCACGGGCGGCGGATGAACAGCATGTCACCCAGCCCACTTTTTCACGGCGCATCAAGCTGCTGGAAGAGGAAATGGGGGTAACACTGATCAACCGCCAGACCCTACCCTTATCCCTCACACCAGCCGGTGAGGAGTTTCTAACACTGTGCCAACAGGTCACTGAACGGGTGCGGTTGACCCGTGACAGAGTACGCGAAATCAGCGCCGGGCAGCAGCGACGAATTATGCTGGCCGCGCCGCAGAGCCTACTGGCACATTTTATGCCCGAATGGCTTGCAGCACAGGGTGGCCAAGATCGTATTCAGCCTTACCTGCGGGCAACCGCCTGGGTCGCAGGTGATTATTTTCAGGCGTTGGCACGGGCGGAGTGTGACCTGGCTTTGTGCTATTGGCCCATAGAACGCTGCGATCTGGATATCGACACATCCAACTGTCGCTACCGGGTCGTAGGCGAAGAACGGCTGATTCCAGTTACCGCCTGTGATGACAATGGCGCGCCGCGTAACCTGTTACCCGGTAAGCGAAGCGCCCCTTTGCCGTGGCTTGCCTACCCTGAACGCGGGTTGCTGGGGTCGGCGCTCAAAGCACACCTTACGCGAATGCCCATCAGCAGCTATTTAAACACTCAAAGTGAAAACCTGTTTGCCGCCAATATCAAGGAGCTAGTGGTTCTTGGCTATGGCATGAGCTGGCTGCCTGAGCGCTGTGTTCAGGCTGAACTATCTAACGGTGCGCTGATTAGAGCGGGTGATAAGCGCTGGGACGTACCCCTGGAAATACGCTTATACCGCCATCAAGTACAACAGCATACCGACCTTGACGCTTTCTGGAACGCGCTTCCAACATACTCATTTCCACATCGCTAG
- a CDS encoding ATP-binding cassette domain-containing protein, whose translation MSAQAEAMRDPTIPTQNEESADSLLQIRNLKKRFSLSGDFLDQLKFKGGKLVRHQEHVHAINGVNLDIKRGEALCVVGESGCGKSTVARTVMGLLNPSEGEIHYDGQRIDNLSSRQLLPYRKRMQMIFQNPYASLNPRMTIQQTLEEPLRLHHPDWNRARIVEKVEEVMHSVGIDPDWGKRFGHEFSGGQRQRIAIARALAVDPEFIVADEPISALDVSIQAQVLNLLMEAQSQHNLTYLFITHDLAVVEHFGTRVAVMYLGTVCEVSSTATLFAKPRHPYTQALLSAIPRLEDDRPQHIRLEGEVPTPVNLPSGCVFHGRCPYANARCKQEIPVLQTQNDGTRVACHAVEEDRL comes from the coding sequence ATGAGCGCACAGGCAGAGGCGATGCGGGATCCAACGATTCCGACCCAAAATGAAGAAAGTGCGGATTCACTGTTGCAGATTCGCAATCTGAAAAAACGCTTTTCGTTATCGGGTGATTTTCTCGACCAGCTAAAGTTCAAAGGCGGCAAGCTGGTGCGTCATCAGGAGCATGTGCATGCCATCAATGGCGTAAACCTGGATATCAAACGCGGCGAAGCGCTTTGCGTTGTGGGTGAGTCCGGCTGCGGCAAATCCACCGTGGCACGCACCGTTATGGGGTTGCTCAACCCGTCAGAAGGCGAGATCCACTATGACGGCCAGCGGATTGATAACCTGAGCTCACGCCAGCTTTTGCCCTATCGCAAACGCATGCAGATGATCTTTCAGAACCCCTACGCCTCGCTGAACCCGCGCATGACCATTCAGCAGACACTGGAAGAACCGCTGCGCCTTCACCACCCGGACTGGAACCGCGCACGCATCGTCGAGAAGGTCGAAGAGGTCATGCACTCTGTCGGTATTGACCCTGACTGGGGCAAACGCTTTGGTCATGAGTTTTCCGGTGGCCAACGCCAGCGTATTGCCATTGCCCGCGCTCTGGCAGTAGACCCTGAATTTATTGTCGCCGACGAGCCGATTTCGGCACTTGATGTATCCATCCAGGCGCAGGTGTTGAACCTGCTGATGGAGGCCCAGAGCCAGCATAACCTCACTTACCTGTTCATCACCCATGACTTGGCTGTGGTCGAACATTTTGGCACCCGCGTTGCCGTGATGTATCTGGGAACGGTGTGCGAAGTCTCCAGCACCGCAACGCTGTTTGCCAAGCCGCGTCATCCGTATACTCAGGCCCTACTATCGGCTATTCCACGCCTGGAAGACGATCGCCCACAGCATATTCGCCTGGAAGGCGAAGTCCCCACGCCGGTTAATCTACCCAGCGGCTGCGTTTTCCATGGACGCTGCCCTTACGCCAATGCGCGCTGCAAGCAGGAAATCCCAGTTCTGCAAACGCAGAATGATGGAACCCGGGTCGCTTGCCACGCCGTAGAGGAAGACCGGTTATAA
- a CDS encoding ABC transporter ATP-binding protein, whose amino-acid sequence MALLEVNQLDVRFALRQGDVHALRDVNFTLERGERLGIVGESGAGKSVAAFSLLNLIAKPGYIAGGSINFDGKPLNTMSERALRKVRGNRISMIFQDPMMTLNPVLSIGEQMVECLKAHRRISSREARDICLDKLRQVQIPSPETRLDQYPHELSGGMRQRIIIAIALLLDPDIIVADEPTTALDVTIQAEIMALLLELCEKHNVGLILITHDLGVVSQVTQRMLVMYAGRVIEQGPTREIINDPQHPYTQGLINALPQMATPGERLNQIRGSMPSLSNLPSGCAFHPRCDFINRADGQPRPACMQQVPEFVESGNCRVACHMVAELLEDRRLKEETS is encoded by the coding sequence ATGGCACTGCTGGAAGTCAATCAACTGGATGTTCGTTTCGCCTTGCGTCAGGGCGATGTTCACGCCCTGCGCGATGTTAATTTCACTCTCGAACGTGGTGAGCGTCTGGGGATCGTCGGTGAGTCCGGCGCGGGCAAATCGGTCGCGGCCTTTTCGCTGCTTAATCTGATTGCCAAACCTGGCTACATCGCCGGTGGCAGCATCAATTTCGATGGCAAGCCGCTGAATACCATGTCCGAGCGCGCTTTACGCAAAGTGCGCGGCAACCGTATTTCGATGATTTTTCAGGACCCGATGATGACCCTGAACCCGGTGCTGTCCATCGGAGAACAGATGGTCGAATGTCTGAAAGCCCATCGGCGTATTTCCTCCCGGGAAGCCCGCGATATTTGCCTGGACAAACTCCGCCAGGTACAGATTCCCTCACCGGAAACGCGGCTTGATCAGTACCCTCATGAACTGTCGGGCGGTATGCGTCAGCGCATTATCATTGCCATCGCCCTGCTGCTTGACCCGGATATCATCGTTGCCGATGAGCCCACCACCGCACTGGATGTCACCATTCAGGCAGAGATTATGGCGCTGCTGCTGGAACTGTGTGAAAAGCACAATGTCGGCCTGATTCTGATTACCCATGACCTGGGTGTGGTCAGCCAGGTGACCCAGCGTATGTTGGTGATGTACGCCGGACGCGTGATTGAGCAAGGGCCAACCCGCGAGATCATCAATGATCCTCAGCACCCCTACACTCAGGGGCTGATCAACGCCCTACCGCAGATGGCCACACCGGGTGAACGGCTCAACCAGATTCGCGGCAGCATGCCGTCACTGTCCAACCTGCCAAGTGGCTGCGCCTTTCATCCGCGCTGCGATTTCATCAACCGTGCCGATGGCCAGCCAAGGCCAGCATGTATGCAGCAAGTACCTGAATTCGTTGAATCCGGCAACTGTCGTGTCGCCTGCCATATGGTGGCTGAATTGCTGGAAGATCGCCGACTTAAGGAGGAAACCTCATGA
- a CDS encoding ABC transporter permease, with amino-acid sequence MNETSTRLPSRWERFRDSYLFYSFKRDVIAQVSLAVFILLVAVAVLAPWLSPMNPYDLAQIDILASELPPFWVSGSDAQYLLGTDAQGRDMLSTILYGARVSLIIGFGAVALQALLGVVFGLMAGYLGGRIDAFLMRLADIQLSFSTLMVAIIVGALVKAVFGSATFSAYAVPLLVLIIGLAEWPQYARTVRASVLAEKSKEYVDAARVMGLSSKRIMFRHVLPNTLSPIFVISTVQIANAIISEAALSFLGLGMPETHPSLGSLIKAGFDYIQSGSWWITLIPGAVLIVLVLSINLLGDWLRDVMNPRLYKG; translated from the coding sequence ATGAATGAAACATCCACAAGGCTTCCCAGCCGCTGGGAACGCTTCCGCGACTCTTATCTGTTTTACAGTTTCAAGCGTGATGTCATCGCTCAAGTCAGTCTCGCGGTCTTTATTTTGCTGGTCGCCGTGGCAGTGCTGGCTCCCTGGCTTTCGCCGATGAACCCTTACGACCTGGCGCAGATCGATATTCTGGCCTCGGAACTCCCCCCCTTCTGGGTATCGGGAAGTGATGCCCAATACCTGCTCGGCACTGATGCCCAGGGTCGTGACATGCTTTCCACCATTCTTTATGGTGCCCGCGTATCACTAATCATCGGGTTTGGCGCTGTCGCCCTGCAGGCCCTGCTTGGGGTGGTATTTGGCCTGATGGCCGGCTACCTGGGCGGACGCATTGATGCCTTCCTGATGCGTCTGGCGGATATCCAACTGTCGTTTTCCACCCTTATGGTCGCCATCATTGTCGGTGCCCTTGTGAAAGCTGTCTTCGGTAGCGCGACGTTCAGTGCTTACGCCGTGCCGCTGCTGGTACTGATTATCGGTCTGGCAGAATGGCCGCAGTATGCACGTACCGTGCGCGCCTCAGTGCTGGCCGAGAAAAGCAAGGAATATGTGGATGCCGCCCGCGTCATGGGGTTATCCAGCAAACGCATCATGTTCCGCCATGTGTTGCCCAACACGCTGTCACCGATTTTCGTTATTTCCACGGTGCAGATTGCCAATGCAATTATTTCCGAGGCCGCCCTGTCGTTTCTGGGCCTGGGGATGCCAGAAACCCATCCGTCACTCGGTTCGCTGATCAAGGCAGGCTTCGACTATATCCAGTCCGGTTCCTGGTGGATCACCCTGATTCCCGGTGCTGTGCTGATCGTGCTCGTGCTGTCGATCAATCTGCTTGGGGACTGGCTGCGCGATGTCATGAACCCACGACTCTACAAAGGCTGA
- a CDS encoding ABC transporter permease translates to MIAFLVKRLFHALLVMFVISIIAFAIQDNLGDPIQQMVGQSVPEDEREALREELGLNDPMLVQYARFAVNAAQFDFGYSYVFNQPTTEVIARHLPATLELVAASTFLIIVFSVPIGVYSAIKPRALLTRFFMSISIVGISIPVFLTAIMLIQIFAIGISWTPFPANTGWGNWLNELISTEGGMPAYGRGDPVTVFGTWDTNFASFKGLSYLVLPAISLASIMLPLFIRLIRAEMLEVLQSDYVKFARAKGISMRRIYFLHALKNTMLPVITVGGVQIGTLVAYTILTETVFQWPGMGLMFLDAIERSDIPLIVTYLMIVGLIFVITNTIVDLIYGLVNPTVKLTGKPS, encoded by the coding sequence ATGATCGCCTTCCTGGTCAAGCGCCTTTTCCATGCGCTGCTGGTGATGTTCGTCATCAGCATTATCGCCTTTGCCATACAGGATAACCTCGGCGACCCGATCCAACAGATGGTCGGTCAGTCGGTGCCAGAAGATGAACGCGAAGCCCTGCGCGAAGAGCTTGGGCTCAACGACCCCATGCTGGTTCAGTACGCCCGCTTTGCCGTCAATGCGGCGCAGTTTGACTTTGGTTATTCGTATGTCTTCAACCAACCCACCACAGAGGTTATTGCACGCCACCTTCCGGCAACCCTGGAGCTTGTCGCTGCCTCAACGTTTCTGATTATCGTCTTCTCGGTGCCCATTGGCGTTTACAGCGCAATAAAACCACGCGCTCTGCTCACGCGGTTTTTTATGAGCATATCGATTGTGGGTATTTCGATTCCCGTTTTCCTCACTGCCATCATGCTGATTCAAATATTCGCTATTGGCATTAGTTGGACACCCTTTCCAGCCAACACTGGCTGGGGAAACTGGCTTAACGAGCTGATTTCCACCGAGGGTGGCATGCCCGCCTATGGGCGCGGTGACCCGGTCACTGTGTTTGGCACCTGGGATACCAACTTTGCCAGTTTTAAAGGGCTGAGCTATCTCGTCCTGCCCGCCATTTCGCTGGCCTCCATCATGCTGCCGCTGTTTATTCGCCTGATTCGTGCCGAAATGCTGGAAGTCCTGCAGTCAGATTACGTCAAATTTGCACGGGCCAAAGGCATTTCCATGCGCCGCATCTACTTTCTGCATGCCCTGAAAAACACCATGCTTCCTGTGATCACCGTGGGGGGGGTTCAGATCGGCACCCTCGTGGCTTACACCATTCTGACCGAAACCGTTTTTCAATGGCCAGGGATGGGGTTGATGTTTCTTGATGCCATTGAGCGCTCCGACATTCCACTGATTGTGACCTATCTGATGATCGTGGGTCTTATTTTCGTTATCACCAACACGATTGTCGATTTGATCTACGGACTGGTGAATCCCACCGTTAAACTGACTGGAAAGCCCTCATGA